From a region of the Thioflexithrix psekupsensis genome:
- the nuoK gene encoding NADH-quinone oxidoreductase subunit NuoK, translated as MLVLSDFLILGAVLFCLSVAGIFLNRKNVIILLMCIELMLLSVNLNFIAFSYFNADMAGQIFVFFILTVAAAESAIGLAILVVLFRNKNTINVEDLDAMKG; from the coding sequence ATGTTAGTTTTGTCTGATTTTTTAATTTTGGGCGCGGTGCTGTTTTGTTTGAGTGTCGCGGGGATTTTCTTAAATCGTAAAAATGTCATTATTCTGCTGATGTGCATTGAGTTAATGTTATTGTCGGTGAATTTGAATTTCATCGCATTTTCTTATTTTAATGCAGATATGGCTGGACAAATTTTTGTCTTCTTTATTCTGACCGTAGCAGCGGCTGAATCGGCGATTGGTTTGGCAATTTTGGTGGTGTTATTCCGCAATAAAAATACGATTAATGTGGAAGATTTGGATGCCATGAAAGGCTAA
- a CDS encoding NADH-quinone oxidoreductase subunit J has protein sequence MIKLIFYLFALILVFSASRVITVRNPVHAALFLVLAFFSSAAIWLLLHAEFLAIALVLVYVGAVMVLFLFVVMMLDINLTPLREGFARYLPIGALVGLLILLEMVLVVGAWKSQAETLATQVHALPNTEQLGMLLYSVYLYPFEIAAAILLVAMIAAIVLTMRTKRQTKTQKPEQQVAVRRADRVRLVEMPAQPRD, from the coding sequence ATGATAAAACTTATTTTTTACCTGTTCGCGCTAATTTTGGTGTTTTCGGCCAGCCGCGTGATCACGGTGCGTAACCCTGTTCATGCTGCATTATTTTTGGTGTTGGCTTTTTTCTCTTCTGCGGCGATTTGGTTGTTGTTGCACGCGGAGTTTTTGGCCATTGCCTTAGTCTTGGTGTATGTGGGTGCGGTGATGGTGTTGTTCTTATTCGTGGTGATGATGTTAGATATTAATTTAACGCCATTACGCGAAGGCTTTGCGCGTTATTTACCGATTGGCGCGTTGGTGGGCTTGTTGATTTTATTAGAAATGGTGTTGGTGGTCGGTGCGTGGAAATCGCAAGCCGAAACCCTCGCCACGCAAGTTCATGCGTTGCCAAATACAGAGCAGTTGGGAATGCTACTTTATTCGGTTTATTTATATCCGTTTGAAATTGCTGCGGCAATTTTGTTGGTGGCGATGATCGCGGCCATTGTGTTGACCATGCGTACCAAGCGTCAAACCAAAACCCAAAAACCTGAACAACAAGTCGCTGTCCGCCGCGCTGATCGGGTGCGTTTGGTGGAAATGCCTGCTCAACCAAGGGATTGA